The Prevotella melaninogenica genome has a segment encoding these proteins:
- a CDS encoding HlyD family secretion protein: MKKIVILASLAFIMASCGKDKKDYDATGTFEATEVTVSAESNGQLISFNVTEGQMLNNGLTVGQIDAHQLTLKREQLATSNEQLTATHSQLEANKRQLEANRQATASRQLDLEKQVASIRQQIANQQRERERFSELLKDGAVPRKQVDDIDYQIQVLQKQLVATQEQIASQNASLAEQNKGLAAQMDGISSQQTGVSAQQAGVRNQQAQIDDQIAHTFVKSPLTGTVLEKYVERGEFVSVGKPLFKIADTKRMYIRAYITSEQLKNVKLGQKVKVMADYGGGEKKQYDGVVTWISSRSEFTPKSIVTDDERADLVYAIKIQFQNDGYAKIGMYGEVKF; encoded by the coding sequence ATGAAGAAGATCGTTATATTAGCAAGTCTTGCCTTTATCATGGCATCTTGCGGAAAAGATAAGAAGGATTATGATGCTACAGGAACATTCGAAGCAACTGAAGTGACGGTATCGGCGGAGTCTAATGGTCAGCTGATAAGCTTCAACGTTACTGAAGGACAGATGCTTAACAACGGACTAACAGTTGGTCAGATTGACGCTCACCAACTCACATTGAAGCGTGAACAATTGGCTACAAGCAACGAACAACTAACTGCAACACATAGTCAGCTCGAGGCAAATAAGCGTCAGTTAGAAGCAAATAGACAAGCAACAGCAAGCAGACAGTTAGACCTTGAGAAGCAAGTGGCATCTATTCGTCAACAAATTGCTAATCAGCAACGTGAGCGTGAACGCTTCTCTGAACTCTTAAAAGACGGTGCTGTGCCACGTAAACAGGTTGATGACATTGATTATCAGATACAAGTATTGCAGAAACAACTCGTGGCTACGCAGGAACAGATTGCCAGTCAGAATGCATCTTTAGCCGAACAGAATAAGGGGTTGGCTGCTCAAATGGACGGAATCAGCTCACAGCAGACAGGAGTAAGTGCACAGCAGGCGGGTGTTCGCAATCAACAAGCCCAGATTGACGACCAAATTGCTCACACCTTTGTGAAGAGTCCGCTCACAGGAACAGTCTTAGAGAAGTATGTTGAACGAGGTGAATTTGTCTCTGTAGGCAAACCTTTGTTCAAAATAGCAGACACCAAGCGTATGTATATACGGGCATATATCACCTCTGAACAGCTGAAAAACGTCAAGTTAGGACAGAAAGTAAAGGTGATGGCAGACTATGGCGGTGGCGAGAAAAAGCAATATGATGGTGTCGTTACATGGATATCAAGTCGATCAGAGTTCACGCCAAAGAGTATTGTCACCGATGATGAACGTGCCGACTTGGTCTATGCTATTAAGATACAGTTCCAAAACGACGGTTATGCAAAGATAGGAATGTATGGCGAAGTGAAGTTTTAA
- a CDS encoding SemiSWEET family transporter, producing the protein MTKEKFFTSMGWIGMVTSVLMYVFYFPQIENNLAGQKGTFIQPFMAGVNCTLWVAYGLFKEKRDWPLAIANTPGIIFGFVAAFTAL; encoded by the coding sequence ATGACAAAAGAAAAGTTCTTCACATCTATGGGATGGATTGGTATGGTAACATCAGTTTTAATGTATGTCTTCTATTTCCCACAGATAGAGAACAACTTAGCAGGGCAGAAGGGAACCTTCATTCAGCCATTTATGGCAGGTGTAAACTGTACCTTGTGGGTTGCTTACGGATTGTTCAAGGAGAAGCGTGACTGGCCTTTGGCGATTGCTAACACACCGGGTATCATCTTTGGTTTTGTAGCTGCTTTCACTGCATTGTAA
- a CDS encoding ATP-binding cassette domain-containing protein, protein MTAIEVNNISKYYGKVQALKDVSFSVNKGEIFGLIGPDGAGKTSMFRILCSLLLPKTGTATVDGFDVVSQMKEVRKRVGYMPGRFSLYEDLTIEENLHFFATLFNTTVEENYDAIKPIYSQIERFKDRKAGALSGGMKQKLALCCALVHQPSVLFLDEPTTGVDPVSRKEFWEILNQLKERDITIVASTPYLDEVRSCERVAFLSEGVVQGIGTADDILTAFKDIFNPPAIERTTDNKAINDTNKETEKVIEVEHLIKAFGSFHAVDDISFTVTKGEIFGFLGANGAGKTTAMHMLTGLNQPTSGTGKVVGFDIRTEYEQIKRHIGYMSQKFSLYDDLTVTENISLFAGIYGMKDDEIRRKTDALLERLNFSEHRNTLVTNLPLGWKQKLAFSVSIFHEPGVVFLDEPTGGVDPATRRQFWELIYDAARRGITIFVTTHYMDEAEYCDRISIMVDGKIKALGTPDELKRTLNQPDMDHVFTYLARQAKRSSD, encoded by the coding sequence ATGACTGCAATAGAAGTAAACAACATATCAAAGTATTACGGAAAGGTACAAGCATTGAAGGATGTTAGCTTCTCGGTGAATAAAGGTGAGATATTCGGTCTCATCGGACCTGACGGAGCTGGCAAGACTTCTATGTTTCGCATCCTTTGTTCGCTGCTTTTGCCTAAGACAGGGACTGCTACAGTAGACGGATTTGACGTAGTAAGCCAGATGAAAGAGGTACGTAAGCGAGTCGGTTATATGCCTGGAAGATTCTCACTCTATGAAGATTTGACGATAGAAGAGAACCTTCACTTCTTTGCCACACTCTTCAATACAACGGTAGAAGAGAACTATGATGCCATCAAACCTATCTATTCGCAGATCGAACGATTTAAGGATAGAAAGGCAGGAGCACTCTCTGGAGGTATGAAACAGAAGTTAGCACTCTGCTGTGCATTGGTCCATCAGCCAAGTGTTCTCTTCCTTGACGAGCCAACAACAGGTGTAGATCCAGTCAGCCGGAAGGAGTTTTGGGAGATTCTCAACCAACTGAAGGAGCGCGATATAACCATCGTTGCCTCCACGCCTTACCTCGATGAGGTGAGAAGTTGCGAGCGAGTAGCCTTCCTTTCAGAAGGAGTTGTACAAGGAATTGGTACAGCTGACGATATTCTTACAGCGTTTAAAGACATCTTCAACCCACCAGCTATCGAACGAACAACGGACAATAAGGCGATTAACGATACAAACAAAGAAACAGAAAAGGTCATTGAAGTAGAGCATCTTATCAAGGCCTTCGGTTCATTCCATGCTGTAGACGACATCTCCTTTACGGTGACGAAGGGCGAAATCTTTGGTTTCCTCGGTGCTAACGGAGCCGGAAAGACCACGGCTATGCACATGCTTACGGGCCTCAACCAGCCTACCAGCGGCACAGGAAAGGTTGTTGGCTTTGATATTCGTACCGAGTATGAACAGATTAAACGGCATATCGGTTACATGAGTCAGAAGTTTTCGCTCTATGATGACCTCACCGTTACCGAAAATATCAGCCTTTTTGCTGGTATCTATGGTATGAAGGACGACGAAATACGCCGTAAAACAGATGCGCTATTAGAGCGTTTGAACTTCTCAGAGCACCGCAATACGTTGGTAACTAACCTACCTTTAGGATGGAAACAAAAGCTTGCTTTCTCTGTAAGTATCTTCCATGAGCCAGGTGTTGTGTTCCTTGATGAACCCACAGGAGGCGTCGACCCAGCTACACGTCGCCAGTTCTGGGAGCTTATCTATGATGCTGCAAGGCGAGGGATAACGATCTTTGTGACCACACACTATATGGATGAAGCTGAGTATTGCGACCGTATTTCGATCATGGTAGACGGTAAGATAAAGGCTTTGGGGACACCCGACGAACTAAAGCGGACACTCAATCAACCCGATATGGACCATGTATTTACTTATCTGGCACGCCAAGCAAAGCGCAGTTCAGATTAA
- a CDS encoding DUF6155 family protein, whose product MTKLKLKKHLAVLPKEDVMNLVLSLYDASAEAKMYLEMYLTPDYSAALEKYKKIIRNEFFPDRGFSDKPSFATCRKAISDFKKLKADAVSLGDLMLYYIELGCEYTMTFGDMWEQYYTTLETNFEKALKHISDHNLEEHFRPRIESMLNSTQCGWGFSDTLWDMYYDYYGCQE is encoded by the coding sequence ATGACCAAATTAAAACTAAAGAAGCATCTGGCAGTACTACCAAAGGAAGACGTAATGAACCTTGTGTTGAGTCTGTATGATGCAAGTGCAGAAGCGAAGATGTATCTGGAAATGTATCTTACGCCTGATTATAGTGCTGCTTTAGAAAAGTACAAAAAGATTATTCGCAACGAATTCTTCCCTGATCGGGGCTTTTCTGATAAGCCTTCATTTGCAACTTGCCGCAAGGCAATCTCCGACTTCAAGAAGTTGAAGGCTGATGCCGTTAGTCTTGGAGATTTAATGCTTTACTATATAGAATTGGGATGTGAATATACAATGACCTTCGGTGATATGTGGGAACAGTATTATACTACATTAGAAACGAATTTTGAGAAAGCTCTAAAGCATATTTCCGACCACAACCTTGAGGAACATTTCAGACCGAGAATTGAAAGTATGCTTAATTCAACACAATGTGGTTGGGGCTTTTCCGATACCTTATGGGATATGTACTATGACTATTATGGTTGTCAAGAATGA
- a CDS encoding 3'-5' exonuclease — MGENNCTSSLDKYQIPVVEASQGYHLVLASPGCGKTHILAERIRYARERGVKYEDMLCLTFTNRAAREMTNRIQKVVGGDFSELMVGNVHRFCSKFLFEQGRIPADSAIIDDKEAVSIIADYRNEDEEGVTRDFNRYKGYQTIIFFQHFIYQLEHQHPWKYYLHPESFTDDDREAVKHICASQKIEYDEQAVVNIYHHAQEYMDEANAPGLDGKTADRIRVLLWKMYYAGCYARYKEENHLFDFEDLLLYTYDIYRSDPTCKRYPWIQVDEVQDLNGMQLAIIDLLTAEDKPMVMYLGDEQQAIFSFMGAKVETLTLLKMRCKGNIHHLQRNHRSPKYLLDVFNDYAEKQLKIDRELLPLSDNDTKATSGDLRIIHSSTIEAEHKDITTEALSLYEQNKEERTAVIVSANSDADRISEAMTEAGLTHFKVSGRDLFDTPDVKLLLAHLSVLSNEYNSIAWTRIMKGVRAFPSHALARRFNWKLKQLALSPSDFLLYLESCYTAEFLRAYNEEEIVVFDTETTGLNVFQDDIIEIAAIRIKGGDVVGEPLDLYIETDKPILPMLGDKENPMYAIYHEKMSAGELLSPSEALQRFLAYVGTSPILGHNANYDYNILDNNLQRYCNDTMQAHDTRCFDSLKLIRLLVPSLHSYKLESLLETFHLAGVNSHQAIDDVKATVSLVSLCAEKAREKQAQQAAFIRHPKVKPFANVLRSNYGECYREAVNRLYKLSADHEPALVSELSAAYNAFRSDGLINDIPRLDYILRYLRIDMLADETVANALAPQLSQYVMDINTLKEADFCNSKSILERIYVTTVHKAKGLEFDNVIIFDAADGRYPNAYNTTKQQDEEDARKFYVAMSRAKRRLFIAYALQRVDRHGRVFNRDLTPLMDSIQKYFN, encoded by the coding sequence ATGGGAGAAAACAATTGCACATCAAGTTTAGATAAATATCAGATTCCTGTCGTTGAGGCAAGTCAGGGATACCATCTTGTGCTTGCATCGCCAGGATGTGGTAAGACACATATCCTCGCAGAGAGGATAAGATACGCACGAGAAAGGGGTGTGAAGTATGAGGATATGCTCTGTCTTACGTTCACAAACCGTGCTGCAAGAGAGATGACCAACCGTATTCAGAAGGTTGTGGGAGGTGATTTCTCTGAACTCATGGTGGGTAATGTGCATCGTTTCTGTTCTAAGTTCCTGTTTGAACAGGGTAGGATACCAGCCGACTCAGCTATCATTGACGACAAAGAGGCGGTGAGTATTATCGCTGATTATCGCAACGAAGATGAGGAAGGAGTGACAAGAGACTTCAACCGATACAAAGGTTATCAGACGATTATCTTCTTTCAGCATTTCATCTATCAGCTGGAACACCAGCACCCATGGAAGTATTACCTTCATCCAGAGAGTTTCACGGATGATGATCGAGAAGCAGTAAAGCATATCTGTGCCTCACAAAAGATAGAATACGACGAGCAGGCGGTAGTGAATATCTATCATCATGCACAGGAATACATGGACGAGGCGAATGCGCCAGGGCTTGATGGGAAGACGGCAGATAGGATTCGTGTACTGCTTTGGAAGATGTATTACGCTGGCTGTTACGCTCGATACAAGGAGGAGAATCACCTCTTCGACTTCGAAGATCTACTGCTCTATACTTACGATATCTATCGTTCTGACCCTACTTGCAAGCGATATCCGTGGATACAAGTGGACGAGGTGCAGGATCTTAACGGTATGCAGCTTGCTATCATCGACCTACTGACAGCAGAAGACAAGCCAATGGTGATGTACTTAGGTGACGAACAGCAGGCTATCTTCTCTTTTATGGGGGCGAAAGTGGAAACACTAACCCTCTTGAAGATGCGCTGTAAGGGTAATATTCATCATCTACAGCGTAATCACCGTTCGCCAAAATACTTGCTCGATGTCTTCAATGACTATGCAGAAAAGCAACTGAAGATAGATCGCGAACTGCTCCCTCTTTCCGATAATGACACTAAGGCTACGTCGGGTGACTTGAGAATCATACATAGCAGTACGATAGAAGCTGAACACAAGGATATTACCACTGAGGCACTCTCCCTTTATGAGCAGAATAAGGAGGAGCGTACAGCCGTCATCGTCAGTGCTAATTCGGATGCTGATCGTATCAGTGAAGCTATGACGGAAGCAGGTCTGACCCACTTTAAGGTGTCTGGTCGCGATCTCTTCGATACACCAGATGTCAAGCTGTTGTTGGCACATTTGAGTGTACTCTCCAATGAATATAATTCTATAGCGTGGACACGTATCATGAAAGGGGTGCGTGCCTTCCCTTCTCATGCCCTTGCTCGCCGATTTAATTGGAAGCTAAAGCAGTTGGCACTATCGCCATCCGACTTCCTTCTCTATCTCGAAAGCTGTTATACGGCAGAGTTTCTTCGTGCCTACAACGAGGAAGAAATCGTTGTCTTCGATACTGAAACAACGGGCTTGAATGTCTTTCAAGATGACATTATAGAGATAGCTGCCATCCGAATAAAGGGTGGGGATGTGGTTGGCGAACCACTTGATCTCTACATTGAAACCGATAAACCTATTCTACCAATGCTCGGAGACAAGGAGAATCCGATGTATGCTATCTATCATGAGAAGATGTCTGCTGGCGAATTACTCTCTCCTTCTGAAGCCTTACAGCGTTTCCTTGCCTACGTTGGGACCAGTCCTATCCTCGGTCATAACGCCAATTACGATTACAACATATTGGATAATAATCTGCAACGTTACTGCAATGACACGATGCAGGCACATGATACTCGTTGCTTTGACTCGCTCAAACTGATAAGACTATTGGTTCCGAGCCTTCATTCTTATAAGTTGGAAAGCCTACTTGAAACCTTCCATTTGGCAGGTGTTAATAGTCATCAGGCAATTGATGATGTGAAGGCAACGGTCAGTCTTGTGAGCCTCTGTGCTGAGAAAGCTCGTGAGAAGCAAGCACAGCAAGCGGCTTTCATCCGTCATCCGAAGGTGAAACCCTTTGCCAATGTGCTGCGTAGCAATTATGGCGAATGCTATCGAGAGGCTGTCAACCGACTTTATAAACTATCAGCCGACCATGAGCCAGCCCTTGTCAGCGAGCTCTCTGCTGCTTATAATGCCTTTCGTTCAGATGGTTTAATCAATGATATTCCCCGATTAGACTATATCCTCCGTTATCTCCGCATAGATATGCTGGCGGATGAGACGGTAGCTAATGCCCTTGCACCACAGCTCTCGCAGTATGTAATGGATATTAATACGCTGAAAGAAGCCGACTTCTGCAATAGTAAGAGTATTCTTGAGCGCATCTATGTGACGACCGTTCACAAGGCAAAGGGACTGGAGTTTGATAATGTTATCATCTTTGATGCAGCCGATGGGCGCTACCCGAACGCCTATAACACGACGAAACAGCAAGACGAAGAAGATGCTCGTAAGTTCTATGTAGCCATGTCACGCGCTAAACGTAGGCTTTTCATAGCCTATGCTCTGCAGAGGGTTGACCGTCATGGAAGGGTTTTCAATCGTGATTTGACACCCCTAATGGATAGTATTCAAAAGTATTTTAATTAG
- a CDS encoding ABC transporter permease, which translates to MILKYLLRKEFTQIRRNSFLPRLIITFPIMIMCVMPWVMNMEVKNIVVDVVDNDRSTLSQQLVHEIEANKYFIFHGQQPTYAQALKNIEHSEADIVVVIPQNYSRDLNSGRVPQVLIAANAVNGTKGALGSGYLSQIVSANILPSTTAIKSKIDTLYLYNKYLNFKVFMIPALLAMVMMMITGYLPTLNIVSEKEKGTIEQINVTPVSKWTFILSKLIPYWMIAFFIVTVCLLLSWLLYDITPVGNMALTYLLSMLLALFFSSFGLIISNYSDTMQQAIFVMWFFMVILLLLSGLFTPTRSMPPFAYLSTYINPVSYFIEAMRTVFIRGGNISSISHQLLALSGIGIFMGTWAVVSYKKNKR; encoded by the coding sequence ATGATACTAAAATATCTTTTAAGAAAGGAATTCACCCAGATTCGTCGTAACTCCTTTCTGCCAAGACTTATCATTACTTTCCCGATAATGATTATGTGTGTTATGCCATGGGTAATGAATATGGAGGTTAAGAACATTGTTGTGGATGTTGTCGACAACGACCGCTCTACCCTCTCACAACAATTGGTACACGAGATAGAAGCAAACAAATACTTCATCTTCCATGGGCAGCAGCCAACCTACGCCCAAGCACTCAAGAATATAGAACATTCTGAGGCGGATATCGTGGTTGTTATCCCCCAGAACTATAGCCGTGATTTAAACTCAGGACGTGTTCCACAGGTCCTGATTGCTGCTAATGCTGTCAATGGAACAAAGGGAGCACTGGGTTCGGGATACCTTTCTCAGATTGTTTCTGCAAATATCTTGCCCTCTACAACAGCTATAAAGTCAAAGATTGACACGCTTTATCTCTACAATAAATATCTTAACTTCAAGGTCTTTATGATTCCCGCACTGTTGGCTATGGTGATGATGATGATAACTGGTTACCTACCAACACTTAACATCGTCAGTGAAAAAGAGAAGGGAACAATTGAACAGATAAACGTGACACCAGTGAGCAAATGGACTTTCATACTTTCGAAGTTGATTCCTTATTGGATGATAGCTTTCTTCATCGTGACGGTTTGTCTGTTGTTGTCTTGGCTTCTCTACGACATCACCCCTGTAGGGAATATGGCCCTCACCTATCTCCTTTCGATGTTGCTTGCACTGTTCTTCTCATCCTTTGGACTGATTATTTCTAATTACTCCGATACCATGCAGCAGGCAATCTTCGTGATGTGGTTCTTCATGGTTATACTCCTGTTGCTCTCAGGACTATTCACCCCGACACGTTCGATGCCTCCTTTTGCTTATCTTTCCACTTATATCAACCCTGTGAGCTACTTCATTGAGGCGATGCGTACGGTATTTATCCGCGGTGGAAACATCAGTAGCATAAGTCATCAGTTGCTTGCCCTCTCGGGAATAGGTATCTTTATGGGAACTTGGGCGGTAGTGAGTTATAAGAAGAACAAAAGATAG
- a CDS encoding 3'-5' exonuclease → MQDFAAIDFETANFERCSVCSVGVVIVRRGEIVDSFYSLIQPEPNYYHWRCTQVHGLTCADTDGAPVFCEVWKQIEPMIEGLPLVAHNASFDKSCLKASFYTYQMDYPDYEFLDTLKAARRHFPHLPDHQLHTVSSACGYELTDHHHALADAEACAWIAREIL, encoded by the coding sequence ATGCAGGATTTTGCAGCGATTGACTTTGAGACAGCTAACTTTGAACGGTGTAGTGTATGCTCGGTGGGCGTGGTGATAGTAAGAAGAGGAGAGATTGTTGACAGTTTCTATTCGCTTATACAGCCCGAACCGAATTACTATCATTGGCGATGTACGCAGGTTCATGGGCTTACGTGTGCAGATACTGACGGTGCACCCGTATTCTGTGAGGTATGGAAGCAGATAGAACCAATGATTGAAGGCTTACCACTTGTAGCCCATAACGCATCTTTCGACAAATCTTGTCTGAAGGCATCCTTCTATACCTACCAAATGGATTACCCTGATTATGAGTTCCTTGATACACTGAAGGCTGCACGACGCCACTTCCCTCACCTCCCCGACCATCAGTTACATACGGTTTCTTCAGCCTGTGGCTATGAACTAACCGACCACCATCACGCCCTCGCAGACGCTGAAGCTTGTGCATGGATAGCAAGAGAAATATTGTAG
- a CDS encoding ABC transporter permease: MNPFSSFVIKETKHILRDKRTMLMLFGMPLVMMLLFGFAVTNDVRNVRIIIVMSNADNATQQVADRLAASEYFTLTKVVTTPNEAEKAIRDQKADMAIVFSQDFASKKSGYQLIVDGADPNMAQQWTIYANAVINNTEAKAVNTKLLYNPRMKSTYNFVPAIMGTLLMLVCAMMTSISIVREKEKGTMEVLLVSPTKPLMIIVAKLVPYLVLAFTILSIILLMSSYVLGVPIKGSLFWIYVVSTIYILLALSLGILVSTIAETQLVALLISAMLLMMPVIMLSGMMFPIESMPKILQYISAIVPTRYYISAMRKLMIMGVGIEEVYFEVTVLISMLIALMSLALAKFNKRLE; encoded by the coding sequence ATGAACCCATTTTCTTCATTTGTTATCAAGGAAACCAAGCATATTCTTCGCGACAAACGTACGATGTTGATGCTGTTTGGTATGCCCCTCGTAATGATGCTTCTCTTTGGTTTTGCCGTCACCAATGATGTGCGAAACGTACGCATTATTATCGTAATGAGCAATGCTGACAATGCCACTCAGCAAGTAGCAGACCGCTTGGCAGCCTCTGAATACTTCACATTGACAAAGGTTGTGACGACTCCTAACGAAGCCGAGAAAGCTATCCGTGACCAAAAAGCCGACATGGCAATCGTCTTTTCACAGGATTTTGCAAGTAAGAAGTCGGGCTATCAACTCATTGTCGATGGCGCAGACCCCAACATGGCACAGCAATGGACCATCTATGCCAATGCCGTTATCAATAATACTGAGGCAAAGGCGGTGAACACAAAGCTACTTTACAACCCTCGGATGAAGTCTACTTATAACTTCGTTCCTGCCATTATGGGTACGTTGCTGATGCTCGTATGTGCTATGATGACCTCTATCTCTATAGTCCGTGAGAAGGAGAAAGGGACCATGGAGGTACTGCTTGTATCGCCAACAAAGCCCTTAATGATTATTGTTGCGAAGTTAGTACCCTATCTTGTGCTTGCCTTCACCATCCTTTCAATCATCTTACTCATGTCGTCCTACGTATTAGGCGTACCTATAAAGGGTTCCTTGTTCTGGATATATGTGGTTTCAACTATCTATATCCTATTAGCGCTATCATTAGGAATCCTTGTGTCAACAATAGCCGAGACACAACTCGTTGCCCTCCTCATATCAGCGATGTTATTAATGATGCCTGTCATTATGCTCTCTGGAATGATGTTCCCAATAGAGTCAATGCCAAAGATATTACAATACATCTCAGCCATTGTCCCTACTCGTTATTACATCAGTGCGATGCGTAAACTGATGATTATGGGTGTCGGAATTGAAGAAGTTTACTTTGAAGTGACCGTGCTTATAAGTATGCTCATAGCCTTGATGTCGCTTGCACTGGCAAAGTTTAACAAACGATTAGAATAG
- a CDS encoding TolC family protein — protein MKKIMISLALIMLSSVSRAQTLEECQQAAEKNYPLIKQYGLIAKTTQLTVKNIQKGWLPQVTASAQATYQSAVTAWPESMQTMYQQMGLNMKGLRKDQYKIGIDLQQTIYDGGAISCQRNIVQQEGKVEEVQTETNLYQVRRRVNEMYFSLLLLNEQIQLNEDVKALLQSSEKKLSAMVKGGTAATSDLDNVRAERLSVEQQNENLKQQKLMLQRMLSVFCGLEVNNTQKPAPIQIASPVNNRPEMRLYNSQLELTEAKEKALDTQLRPKLGLFAQGFYGYPGLNMFEDMMNRKWSLNGIVGIKLSWNVSAFYTHKNDKARLNAQREMIENAREVFLFNNKLEEIQQSENISRYQTMMKSDDEIIVLRTNVRKAAESKLAHGIIDVISLLREINNENAAKTQQSIHEIDMLKEMYNLKYTNNE, from the coding sequence ATGAAGAAAATAATGATAAGTCTTGCCTTAATAATGCTATCTTCCGTTAGTCGAGCACAAACATTGGAAGAGTGTCAACAGGCAGCAGAGAAGAATTATCCCCTTATCAAGCAGTATGGATTGATTGCTAAGACAACGCAACTGACGGTTAAGAACATTCAGAAAGGGTGGCTTCCACAAGTCACGGCATCAGCTCAAGCAACCTATCAGAGTGCTGTTACGGCTTGGCCAGAGAGCATGCAGACGATGTATCAGCAGATGGGACTCAATATGAAAGGACTGCGTAAGGATCAATATAAGATTGGTATTGACCTCCAGCAGACAATCTACGATGGCGGTGCTATTAGCTGTCAACGCAACATTGTACAGCAAGAGGGGAAAGTTGAGGAGGTACAGACGGAGACAAATCTATATCAGGTGCGTCGACGTGTCAATGAAATGTATTTCTCATTGCTGTTACTGAACGAACAAATCCAACTCAATGAGGATGTAAAAGCCCTGTTACAGTCAAGTGAGAAAAAGCTTTCTGCCATGGTAAAAGGCGGTACGGCTGCTACGAGCGACCTTGACAATGTGCGAGCAGAACGACTCAGTGTTGAGCAACAGAACGAGAATCTAAAGCAGCAAAAGCTAATGCTACAGCGTATGTTAAGCGTCTTCTGTGGTCTCGAGGTGAACAATACTCAAAAACCTGCGCCTATCCAGATAGCTTCGCCAGTAAATAATCGTCCTGAGATGCGCCTATACAATAGTCAATTAGAACTTACTGAAGCTAAGGAGAAGGCCTTAGACACACAGCTACGACCCAAGTTAGGACTTTTTGCACAAGGCTTTTACGGCTATCCTGGACTGAATATGTTTGAGGATATGATGAATCGCAAGTGGAGTCTTAATGGTATCGTTGGAATCAAATTGTCATGGAATGTAAGTGCATTCTACACGCATAAGAACGACAAAGCAAGGCTAAACGCCCAACGAGAAATGATAGAGAATGCTCGGGAAGTGTTTCTTTTCAACAATAAACTGGAGGAGATACAGCAATCGGAGAACATCAGTCGCTATCAAACAATGATGAAAAGCGACGATGAAATCATCGTATTGCGCACGAATGTACGTAAGGCAGCAGAATCAAAACTTGCTCACGGAATCATAGACGTCATTAGCTTGCTGCGAGAGATAAACAATGAGAATGCAGCTAAGACACAACAAAGCATCCACGAGATTGATATGCTCAAGGAGATGTATAACTTGAAATATACAAACAACGAATAA